In Rhodothermia bacterium, one DNA window encodes the following:
- a CDS encoding tetratricopeptide repeat protein, whose amino-acid sequence MATKTITKEALQEDVVVNAASHLEGFYRKHQKPILIGLAALIVLVAAYFLWDWYKGSQNTTAAEKIGFAVQQFELGEYKKALDGAGSNAGLLKIASEFGSTETGNLAHYYAAVAYDNLNNRKKALEHYEAFDKGSNLIGASAYAGEAAIQEDVNKNYTKAAELYQKAANTYPDESSAPEYLRKAARNYEKAKDFKSAKSAYEQIKEKYPKSSVAADLDFFLGRIEALAR is encoded by the coding sequence ATGGCTACAAAAACCATTACCAAAGAAGCATTACAAGAAGATGTCGTCGTGAATGCGGCTTCGCATCTCGAAGGATTTTATCGCAAACACCAAAAACCCATTCTGATTGGGCTTGCAGCATTGATTGTTCTGGTTGCAGCTTATTTCTTGTGGGATTGGTACAAAGGTTCTCAGAACACCACTGCAGCCGAGAAAATCGGTTTTGCTGTTCAACAATTCGAGTTGGGCGAATACAAAAAAGCTCTGGATGGTGCTGGTTCAAATGCTGGATTGCTCAAAATAGCAAGTGAGTTTGGTTCGACGGAAACGGGCAATTTGGCGCATTATTATGCTGCCGTGGCTTATGACAACCTGAACAACCGGAAAAAAGCGCTTGAACACTACGAAGCGTTTGATAAAGGGAGCAATTTAATTGGTGCTTCGGCGTATGCTGGAGAAGCGGCCATTCAAGAAGACGTCAATAAAAATTATACGAAGGCTGCCGAGTTGTACCAAAAGGCCGCCAATACGTATCCTGACGAGTCTTCGGCACCCGAATATTTGAGGAAAGCCGCTCGGAATTACGAGAAAGCAAAGGACTTCAAATCAGCAAAATCTGCATATGAACAAATTAAGGAAAAATATCCGAAATCTTCCGTAGCGGCGGACTTGGACTTTTTCCTTGGAAGAATCGAAGCGCTGGCCCGCTAA
- a CDS encoding sigma-54-dependent Fis family transcriptional regulator has product MATLKHLLIVDDERAIRRTLREILEFEGYAIDEAEDGVAALEKMRKGRYDMALLDIKMPKMDGLEVLKTIASEQPELPIVMISGHGNVETAVESTRLGAVDFLEKPPDLNRLLVTIRNALVRGKLVVENKRMKQTLVEQQHAGVTPIIGDSKPIQLIKKTIERVAPTEARVLVTGEPGTGKELVARWLHKLSRRAEAPLIEVNCAAIPSELIESELFGHEKGSFTGAHDRKLGKFEQANGGTLFLDEIGDMSLPAQAKMLRALQEGIITRVGGDRAISVDVRVVAATNKDLNEAIREKSFRQDLFDRLNVIPIHVPPLRERREDIPAIATFVLEKQAARNRMTNKSFSPKAMTLMRQYDWRGNIRELYNVVERLLILSNADQIEAEDVEHFVTPYSVQKDAIGGLLERYNDFAEFRDAAEKLFIERKLNQFDWNISKTAEEIGIQRSHLYNKISKYGIERAQD; this is encoded by the coding sequence ATGGCAACGCTCAAACATTTATTAATTGTGGACGACGAGCGGGCTATTCGTCGTACCCTTAGAGAAATCTTAGAGTTTGAAGGATACGCCATTGATGAGGCAGAAGATGGCGTGGCTGCACTCGAAAAAATGCGTAAGGGTCGTTATGATATGGCCCTTTTAGACATTAAAATGCCGAAAATGGATGGTCTCGAAGTACTTAAAACCATTGCGAGCGAGCAACCAGAGTTGCCCATCGTGATGATTTCGGGGCATGGAAATGTAGAAACCGCTGTAGAATCTACCCGATTGGGTGCGGTTGACTTTTTGGAAAAGCCTCCAGACTTGAACCGCCTATTGGTTACCATTCGTAATGCCTTGGTTCGGGGAAAACTTGTTGTCGAAAACAAGCGGATGAAGCAAACGCTGGTAGAACAGCAACACGCCGGCGTTACGCCTATCATCGGAGACAGTAAACCCATCCAACTGATCAAGAAAACCATTGAGCGAGTAGCACCCACCGAGGCGCGGGTCTTGGTAACGGGCGAACCCGGAACCGGAAAAGAATTGGTGGCGCGTTGGTTGCATAAGCTCTCCCGACGGGCCGAAGCCCCACTCATCGAGGTGAATTGTGCGGCCATTCCAAGTGAACTCATCGAGAGTGAACTTTTTGGCCATGAAAAAGGCTCCTTTACGGGCGCACATGACCGTAAATTGGGTAAATTTGAACAGGCCAATGGCGGGACTCTCTTCTTGGATGAAATTGGCGATATGAGTTTACCTGCTCAAGCCAAGATGCTGCGGGCACTTCAGGAAGGCATTATTACCCGTGTGGGCGGAGATCGGGCTATTTCGGTGGATGTGCGGGTGGTGGCGGCCACCAATAAAGACCTGAATGAGGCGATTCGGGAAAAAAGTTTTCGACAGGACTTGTTCGATCGCTTAAATGTAATCCCAATTCATGTACCGCCATTGCGCGAGCGCCGCGAGGACATTCCGGCTATTGCAACTTTTGTCTTAGAAAAACAGGCCGCACGCAACCGAATGACCAATAAATCGTTTTCCCCTAAAGCAATGACCTTGATGCGGCAATACGATTGGCGGGGGAACATTCGTGAATTGTACAATGTGGTTGAACGGCTGCTCATTTTATCGAATGCAGACCAGATTGAAGCCGAAGATGTGGAGCATTTTGTAACCCCCTATTCTGTGCAGAAAGATGCAATTGGAGGACTTCTGGAGCGTTATAATGACTTTGCCGAATTCCGTGATGCAGCCGAGAAACTTTTTATTGAGCGCAAATTGAATCAATTTGATTGGAATATTTCTAAAACGGCGGAGGAAATCGGGATACAACGTTCCCACTTGTACAATAAAATTAGCAAATATGGGATAGAACGCGCCCAAGACTAA
- a CDS encoding ABC transporter ATP-binding protein, with protein MNLIDVEQLTRHYQTQGGVLEVLKGVSFSVSQGEVVAVVGQSGAGKSTLLHILGTLDRPTSGQVRFNGEDVFAQKEEELARFRNKRIGFVFQFHHLLPEFTALENVAMPALIRNKSMVQVEARAKELMALLGLKYRSTHRPGQLSGGEQQRVAMARALMNEPDLILADEPTGNLDIRTAATLHEEIVRLSREMNQTFIIVTHNPALAQMADRVLRMEDGFIFEQLRGSENGQIA; from the coding sequence ATGAATTTAATAGATGTTGAGCAACTTACGCGGCACTACCAAACACAAGGCGGCGTATTAGAAGTATTAAAAGGGGTTTCGTTTTCCGTTTCACAGGGCGAGGTGGTTGCGGTTGTGGGGCAAAGTGGTGCAGGTAAAAGTACGTTGTTGCATATTTTGGGGACGTTAGATCGCCCCACTTCTGGTCAAGTTCGGTTTAATGGCGAAGATGTTTTTGCACAGAAAGAAGAGGAGTTGGCGCGGTTCCGAAACAAGAGGATTGGCTTTGTTTTTCAATTTCATCATCTTTTACCGGAGTTTACAGCGCTTGAAAATGTTGCAATGCCAGCCTTGATCCGTAATAAATCCATGGTGCAAGTAGAGGCTCGTGCAAAGGAACTCATGGCCTTACTTGGACTTAAATATCGCTCCACCCATCGTCCGGGCCAGCTTTCTGGTGGCGAGCAACAACGGGTGGCCATGGCTCGTGCATTGATGAATGAGCCAGATTTGATCTTGGCCGACGAGCCGACGGGAAATTTGGACATTCGGACTGCGGCAACCTTGCATGAGGAAATTGTACGCTTGAGCAGGGAAATGAACCAGACGTTTATCATTGTTACCCATAATCCAGCCCTTGCTCAAATGGCAGATCGGGTTCTCCGTATGGAGGATGGGTTTATTTTTGAACAACTTAGAGGAAGTGAAAATGGGCAAATTGCTTAA
- the nadA gene encoding quinolinate synthase NadA, with protein sequence MDEMIALDVVDVSGGYVDAPVDPTLDLFAEIDRMKKAKNAVILAHYYQEPDIQDLADYVGDSLGLARQAAGTNADIILFAGVHFMAETAKILSPQKKVILPDLNAGCSLADSCPPDEFTAFRAQYPDHLVISYINCSAAIKAQTDIIVTSSNAEHIIRQLPLDQKIIFAPDKNLGRYISKVTGRDMVLWDGSCIVHEVFSEQQIVRLKVSHPSALVLAHPECEEAVLRHADYIGSTTGILKYAQNSPEKQFIVATEAGILHQMEKSCPDKTFIAAPPNNGCSCNECPHMKLNTLEKVYLCLKYELPELQMEEATRIRALAPIQRMLNMSSAIG encoded by the coding sequence ATGGACGAAATGATCGCTTTAGATGTTGTGGATGTTTCTGGGGGGTATGTTGACGCGCCAGTTGATCCCACTTTAGACCTTTTTGCCGAAATTGATCGGATGAAAAAGGCCAAAAATGCCGTAATCTTGGCACACTATTACCAAGAGCCGGATATTCAGGATTTGGCAGATTATGTAGGTGATTCCTTGGGATTAGCCCGCCAAGCTGCTGGAACCAATGCGGACATCATTCTGTTTGCAGGGGTTCACTTTATGGCAGAAACCGCAAAAATTCTGTCTCCTCAAAAAAAGGTGATTTTACCAGATCTCAATGCGGGTTGTTCTTTGGCTGATTCTTGCCCACCGGATGAATTTACGGCCTTTCGCGCACAATATCCCGATCATTTGGTGATCTCCTACATCAATTGCTCGGCGGCGATCAAGGCCCAAACGGACATTATCGTTACATCGTCCAATGCAGAACACATTATCCGGCAATTACCTCTCGATCAGAAGATCATTTTTGCACCGGATAAAAACCTTGGCCGTTATATTTCTAAGGTGACAGGTCGCGACATGGTACTTTGGGATGGTTCTTGCATCGTCCACGAAGTGTTTAGCGAGCAACAAATTGTCCGGCTGAAGGTAAGCCATCCAAGTGCATTGGTTTTAGCGCACCCAGAATGCGAAGAAGCCGTTTTACGCCATGCCGATTACATTGGCTCGACCACCGGCATTTTAAAATATGCCCAAAACAGCCCAGAAAAGCAGTTTATTGTGGCAACAGAGGCCGGAATTTTGCACCAGATGGAAAAATCTTGCCCCGATAAAACCTTTATTGCTGCGCCTCCCAATAATGGTTGTAGCTGTAACGAATGTCCGCACATGAAGCTCAATACCCTCGAAAAAGTTTACCTCTGTTTAAAGTACGAACTGCCGGAGTTACAAATGGAGGAGGCTACACGGATCCGTGCACTTGCCCCGATCCAGCGGATGTTAAACATGAGCAGCGCTATTGGTTAA
- the ygiD gene encoding 4,5-DOPA dioxygenase extradiol: MRPLQELNAFSTQFPTTPLMPMLFIGHGNPMNAIVENEFVAGFREQARHLPLPKAILCISAHWLTNGTHVTAMDKPRTIHDMYGFPPELYEVQYPAPGSPELAKKVQELLPPNMVELDTHWGLDHGAWSVLKHLYPNANIPVIEMSIDYHRPAQYHYDLAKMLQPLRKRGVLIVGSGNMVHNLQKADFTKINEVGFGYDWAHEARARMNKAILEDDLTVLLHYNKQGTDLRLAIPTPDHFFPLVYCLGLKQKTDHLTLFNDQLLAGSLSMTGVRFS; the protein is encoded by the coding sequence ATGCGCCCACTCCAAGAATTAAATGCCTTTAGCACACAATTCCCTACCACGCCCTTGATGCCCATGTTGTTTATTGGTCATGGAAACCCCATGAACGCCATTGTGGAGAACGAATTTGTAGCCGGATTCCGCGAACAGGCACGACATCTACCCCTACCAAAGGCCATTTTATGTATCTCGGCACATTGGCTTACCAACGGAACGCACGTCACAGCAATGGATAAACCAAGAACCATCCATGACATGTATGGCTTTCCCCCTGAATTGTATGAAGTTCAGTACCCCGCCCCAGGAAGCCCAGAACTGGCCAAAAAGGTACAAGAATTGCTCCCTCCCAATATGGTGGAATTGGATACACATTGGGGGTTAGATCATGGCGCATGGAGTGTACTTAAACATCTATACCCGAACGCAAATATCCCAGTGATCGAAATGAGCATAGATTATCACCGTCCGGCGCAATACCATTATGACTTGGCCAAAATGCTTCAACCCCTTCGCAAACGCGGCGTTTTAATCGTTGGGAGCGGGAATATGGTTCACAATCTCCAAAAAGCTGATTTTACTAAGATCAACGAAGTGGGGTTTGGCTATGATTGGGCGCATGAAGCTCGGGCACGCATGAACAAGGCCATTTTGGAAGATGACCTCACGGTCTTGCTACATTACAATAAACAAGGAACTGACCTCCGACTTGCCATTCCGACGCCAGACCATTTTTTCCCGTTGGTATATTGCCTTGGACTGAAGCAAAAAACGGATCACTTGACCTTGTTTAACGACCAACTTCTTGCGGGTTCCCTTTCGATGACGGGGGTTCGTTTTTCATAA